TTATGCTGTTCTTTCAAGTCGCTGGCAGGGCTATTTTTTTATCGATATTACCAACCCGCTTAAGCCATTTCAGATCGCGAACATTTATTCTCCGCGAAGTACCGGAACCTTTAAAGTCGAAGGTGACGGGTTGTATGTTTCAGGTCGCTCAAACGGGATCAGTCTCATTCCCTTGCCGGTTAGGAATATTGAGGTTGCCGGTTCGAAAGAGCAGGTCATCTCATTTAGAAAGCCGGAACTTGCCGGCTGGTATGATCTGAATATTACGGATGGTAAAACGCTGGAGACAACAGCTTCTGTGGTGAGAGTCGACTGACTTTAGAAATCGTAGCTCGCCCCAACCCATAGTTGACGGCCGAGTTCATAGTTGGTTTCGCTGTCACTGATATTGGACTCGTTGTTGAAAACGTTTAGAACATCCAGGGTCAGGACGAGCCCCGATAGTCTCTTAGGCGAAACTTCCCACGCAAGGTGCCAGTCGAAGACAACAGAGCTGCGCATTCGTTTTTTTTCATAATCGTATATCAGGTCGTATGCGCTTGTGCTGTTAGGTTCAAGACCATGATTTGACAGGGGCTTTATTCTTGAAAGTTTGGTGTAGGCGCTGCGGAATTTTGCCGTGTTGGTAAAGGTTAGATTAAATGGTAGTTTGCCGGTGTAAATTAAGGTTGCAATGATCGGACGATTGAAATCAGATTTAGGAATTTGATCGTAGCTCAAGAACTGGCCGTTGTACCAGATGAGATCTGTCGTTGCCTTGGTCGAGACATAATTATCATAGTCGAGGTGGCTGGTCTCGATTGTTTGATAGCTGCAATTAAGTTCGAGGTAGTGCTTTTCCCATGCACGTTGCCAGCTCACCTGATAACTTTCATACTTTGAATGTCCGTTGTTACTCAGAATCCAATATTTGTAGGAGTCAGGCTGTATTCCCGTTCTATCCTGAACCAGTTCATCTCGACCCTTACGTTTAATGTACTGCAGCTTGAGTTCTCCTCCCGCGGCCTTTTGCTTAATGCCAACCGTAATCTCATCCGTATAGGGGGTTTTCAATTCAGAGTCTCTGAAAACATAGGATCCATCCTTACTGACGCCAGGCCAACTGTCAGGAGTGTCCCCCGTAATTCCGCGAGTTTCTTTTTTACCTAAAGGAGAAATTGCTTCTCTTAACCTATAGGTCAATAGGGTTCCACTGTAATAGCGATTTTTACCCCCAAAAAGAATTGAGGACCCATTGCCATAAAGATCGTAGGAAGCGGCAAAGCGTGGGGAAAAGTTGGTCTTTTTTAGATAATCATCGTGTGACAATCGAACACCCGGAAAGAGCTCAAGACGCTTCCAAATAATAGAATCTTGAATATAAGCCGCTGATGTTGTTAACGTAACCTTGCTCCGTCCCTGTTCGTACAGTTGCCGGGTGGTCAGAAACTGTTCATTCTTGATGCATGCGATATCATCTGCGCGACAATTTATGAGCCCCCCGCCATTATTGTTTGAAGTGAAGTAGTAATAAGAGGTCTTGTCCCTTGAATAAACCTGCTCGGAGCGAACCAGTTCAGTTCCTATCTTTACCAGGTGTTTCGTTGAGCCCAGGACTCGTTCGGATAGAGCAAAATTGATATTCAGCTGAATATCCTTTTGAGTCTGCTCAATGTCACCGAGCCCCCCTTCAACGCTGCGGGTTGGTCCCCCCCAGTCAACAGAGCCCCCGGTGTTCCATTGAAGTTTATCCTTGGCTGCCTGGCGATTTACCTCGTAGTTGCTGTACCCCAATGAAACATCAAGTTGTCCTGCTTGAAAATCTTGCTCGAATTTAGCCGCTAGTGACAGATTGTCGTTGTTCAGGCGGAAGTCGCTATTTTTTTTATCAGTCCCAAAATAGGTACCCTCATTGGGGGCATAGATTCCAGTGAGATAAAGGCGG
Above is a genomic segment from Geopsychrobacter electrodiphilus DSM 16401 containing:
- a CDS encoding TonB-dependent receptor plug domain-containing protein: MISRFTSLCKFFVFLILLTPQTSIAIVPTAVQPEEKTVSPPLVLPTILVEATRIAPLTGATIIDRETIENFPTRNGSLNEIIGIVPGVQFGEGMSNSLAAGEITPPNISISGSHFYENNFTIDGISNNSSIEPTNVDLYETSILPGHPQKIFLDPHLIEQVNVFNSNISAEHGGFTGGQVEVITLDPVDEFWGNINYRTTREEWTKFHLSPSDQTTFSTSNTTGRQPRFDKQDAGMTLNIPLNYDMGVLLSYQTLISRIPLQNLGETKIQDRKNENFFLKYGYHLSEESRLYLTGIYAPNEGTYFGTDKKNSDFRLNNDNLSLAAKFEQDFQAGQLDVSLGYSNYEVNRQAAKDKLQWNTGGSVDWGGPTRSVEGGLGDIEQTQKDIQLNINFALSERVLGSTKHLVKIGTELVRSEQVYSRDKTSYYYFTSNNNGGGLINCRADDIACIKNEQFLTTRQLYEQGRSKVTLTTSAAYIQDSIIWKRLELFPGVRLSHDDYLKKTNFSPRFAASYDLYGNGSSILFGGKNRYYSGTLLTYRLREAISPLGKKETRGITGDTPDSWPGVSKDGSYVFRDSELKTPYTDEITVGIKQKAAGGELKLQYIKRKGRDELVQDRTGIQPDSYKYWILSNNGHSKYESYQVSWQRAWEKHYLELNCSYQTIETSHLDYDNYVSTKATTDLIWYNGQFLSYDQIPKSDFNRPIIATLIYTGKLPFNLTFTNTAKFRSAYTKLSRIKPLSNHGLEPNSTSAYDLIYDYEKKRMRSSVVFDWHLAWEVSPKRLSGLVLTLDVLNVFNNESNISDSETNYELGRQLWVGASYDF